A single region of the Bacteroides luhongzhouii genome encodes:
- the ahpF gene encoding alkyl hydroperoxide reductase subunit F, producing the protein MLESALKEQLKGIFAGLEANFTFDISVSSSHENKTELLELLGDVVDCSDHITCSVNEGEALKFTLLKNGDRTGITFRGIPNGHEFTSLLLAILNLDGKGKNFPDEAVCNRVKALKGPIHLTTYVSLTCTNCPDVVQALNAMTTLSPAITHEMVDGALYQDEVDALKIQGVPSVFADGKLLHVGRGEFGELLAKLEEQYGIDETKANAEVKEYDVIVAGGGPAGVSAAIYSARKGLRVAIVAERIGGQVKETVGIENLISVPETTGNELADNLKTHLLRYPVDLLEHRKVEKVEVVGKQKQITTSVGEKFLAPALIIATGASWRKLNVPGEAEYIGRGVAFCPHCDGPFYKGKHVAVVGGGNSGVEAAIDLAGICSKVTVFEFMDELKADSVLQDRLKSLPNVEVFVSSQTTEVIGNGDKLTALRIKDRKTEEERLVELDGVFVQIGLSANSSVFRDIVETNRPGEIMIDAHCRTNVTGIYAAGDVSTVPYKQIIISMGEGAKAALSAFDDRVRGII; encoded by the coding sequence TTACTTTTGATATATCCGTATCATCCAGCCACGAAAACAAAACAGAATTATTGGAGCTGCTGGGAGATGTAGTGGATTGTTCCGATCATATCACTTGCTCGGTGAATGAGGGAGAAGCATTGAAGTTTACTTTATTAAAGAATGGTGATCGTACCGGAATCACATTCCGGGGTATTCCTAACGGACATGAGTTCACGTCATTGCTTTTGGCTATCCTGAATCTGGACGGCAAAGGAAAGAACTTTCCCGATGAGGCCGTTTGCAACCGTGTGAAAGCACTGAAAGGCCCGATACATCTGACTACTTATGTTTCGTTGACTTGTACGAACTGTCCTGACGTAGTGCAGGCTCTGAATGCAATGACCACTTTGAGTCCGGCTATTACGCATGAAATGGTAGACGGTGCGCTTTATCAGGATGAAGTAGATGCATTGAAGATACAGGGAGTACCTTCTGTATTTGCCGATGGAAAGCTGCTTCATGTAGGCCGTGGTGAATTTGGCGAATTGCTTGCCAAGTTGGAAGAACAATATGGTATTGACGAAACCAAAGCGAATGCAGAGGTGAAAGAATATGATGTGATTGTAGCCGGTGGAGGACCTGCAGGAGTATCGGCAGCTATTTATTCTGCCCGTAAAGGACTCCGTGTAGCTATCGTGGCCGAGCGTATTGGCGGACAGGTAAAAGAAACGGTGGGTATTGAAAATCTAATTTCTGTTCCGGAAACGACAGGAAATGAACTTGCCGATAATCTGAAAACTCACTTGTTGCGTTATCCGGTGGATTTGCTGGAGCATCGTAAAGTGGAAAAAGTAGAAGTGGTTGGAAAACAAAAGCAGATCACTACCTCTGTTGGTGAGAAATTTCTAGCTCCAGCACTGATTATTGCAACCGGTGCAAGCTGGCGTAAACTGAATGTTCCGGGAGAAGCGGAGTATATCGGCCGTGGTGTTGCCTTTTGTCCTCATTGTGATGGCCCATTCTATAAAGGAAAGCATGTAGCAGTAGTAGGTGGAGGAAATTCCGGCGTTGAGGCAGCCATTGACTTGGCTGGTATCTGCTCCAAAGTGACTGTTTTTGAATTTATGGATGAACTGAAAGCGGACAGTGTACTTCAAGATCGACTTAAATCATTGCCGAATGTGGAAGTGTTTGTAAGTTCACAGACTACGGAAGTGATAGGAAATGGTGATAAGTTGACTGCCTTACGCATTAAAGACCGCAAAACGGAAGAAGAACGTTTGGTTGAGTTGGATGGCGTATTTGTACAGATCGGGCTTTCTGCGAATAGCAGTGTATTCCGCGACATAGTGGAAACCAACCGTCCGGGCGAAATCATGATTGATGCACATTGCCGTACGAATGTGACGGGTATCTATGCAGCCGGAGATGTTTCTACGGTTCCTTATAAGCAAATTATTATCTCTATGGGCGAAGGAGCGAAAGCTGCGCTTTCTGCATTTGACGATAGAGTGAGAGGGATTATCTGA